The following is a genomic window from Micrococcus cohnii.
CCGTTGCACCGTGCTGTGCGGGCGCTGCGGGACGCCGTGGACGCCGCGACGGGCGAACCGGAGCCGCCGACAGCGAGGACGGCGGTGACGGGGGAGCCGCCCGTGCGTGCGGGGCGGGTGTTGCTCGCGGTCTCCGGCGGCGCGGACTCGCTCGCGCTCGCCGTGACCGCCGCCGTGGTCGCCGACACCCGCGACGGGGCCCGGCGCGGCGGGCCTGACCGGTTCGCCGCGGTGTGCGTGGACCACGCTCTGCAGCCCGGCTCGGCCGATGTCGCGCGGGCGGCCGTCGCCGTCCTGCACGGCATTGGGCTCGACCGGGCGTCCGTCGTGCCGGTCCGGAGGGGCGGGGACAGGGCCGAAGCCGAGGCATCGGACGGGCTTGAGGGCCATGCCCGTCGGCTGCGCTACACCGCCCTGGCCGAGGCCGCCGCGACCGTCGGTGCCGACGTCGTGCTGACCGCCCACACGGCCGACGACCAAGCCGAACAGGTGCTGCTGGCCCTGGCGCGGGGCTCGGGCACGCGGTCCGTGGCCGGCATTCCGGCGTGCGGTCCCCTGCCGTGTGCCGAGTCGTCGACGTCGCGCGTCGTCCGGCCGCTGCTGGGACTCTCCCGCGTCGACCTCGAGCGGATCTGCGCGTGGGCGGGCGTGCGCTGGTGGGACGACCCGCAGAACACGGATCCTGACATGCGCCGGGTGCGGGTGCGGCATCGCCTGCTCCCGGCCCTCGAGGACCCGGAGACCGGCCTCGGGGCGGGCACGCGGGCCGGCCTCGTGCGCAGCGCCCGGATCGCGGCGGAGGACGCCGCCGCCCTCGATGCGTGGGCCGAGCGTGCGTTCGACGCCCTGCGCGTCGTCGACGGAGCCGCCGCCTCGACCGTCCGGCTGCGCCTCGACGGGCTGCGGGAGCTGCCGCCGGCGGTGCGGCATCGGGTCGTCCTGCGGGCGGCCCGGCTCTGCGGTGCCGAGGACCTGACCCGGGAACGCGTGCTCGCGGCGGCCGCCCTCGTCGAGGCGGTCCCGGGAGCGTCGGCGGGTCCCGTCGAGCTTCCCGGTGGCGTGCGGGTGCGACGTCGTCGGCCCGGCCTTCGACGCGCGGCCAGGACCGTGCACCCGGACGGCGCCGCCCAGGGGGATGCGCTCGCGCGTGCGTGTGCCACACTGGATTTCATCCCCGCGGCGCCGCGACCGTCACAGCGGTCGTCGGCGTGAGGCTCGTCCGCTCGGCGACGCCCGACCGGAGGGCCGTGCGGGTCCCGCATCTCACGCACCCATCCCACCGAATCAGGAGCTGCTCCCGCATGGAGGCACAGGACGTCCAGGAAGACCTCAGCCACGTTCTCTTGAGCACGGAGGAGGTCCAGGCCACCATCGCGGAGCTGGCGGCGAAGGTCGACGAGGACTACGCGGGCAAGAACCCGCTGATCGTCGCGGTGCTCAAGGGCGCGATCATGGTGGTCGCCGATCTGACGCGAGCGATGTCCTCGCACGTCGACGTCGACTTCATGGCGGTCTCCTCGTACGGCTCGGGCACGAAGTCCTCGGGCGTCGTGCGCATCGTCAAGGATCTCGACACCGACCTGACGGGCCGGCACGTGCTGATCGTCGAGGACATCATCGACTCCGGCCTGACGCTCTCGTGGCTCAAGGCGAACCTGGAGTCCCGCAACCCGGCGTCGGTCGAGATCTGCACGTTCCTGCGCAAACCGGACGCCATGAAGGTCGACATCGACGTGAAGTATGTGGGCCGGGACATCCCGAACGAGTTCGTGGTCGGCTACGGCCTCGATTACGCCGAGAAGTACCGCAATCTCGACTGCGTGGGCACGCTCGCCCCGCACGTCTACTCCTGAGCTGGGGGCGAGGCAGGCCAGTCGCGTCGACGGGCGGCGTCGGCCGATGGGTCATGCGAGCGGGCGGTATGACCTCGACTGGTCACGCCAGCGGGCGGTATAGGCCGCGATTCTGGCGTCAGAGCGCCCGTGGGCGTGACTGCGGCATCGAGTTCCGCCCGTTGGCGTGACCGATTCGATTCTGCGACTGCGGGCTGCATGTCCATGCCCCGAGCCCGGGGCCTCCGTTAGATCGGTGTCGGGCGCGCATCGCAAAGATCTTCAGGGCGCGCTCCTCACACATTCCCCGGGGTGCGCTCCTCACACATTCCCCGCGGAGTGGGCGGTGAGGTGTCGACGAACCTCGTCTATCACGCGCCGGTAGCCGTCGCGGCCGTCGGACGTGGACACCGTCAGATTGCGGTATCCCCGTCGTTCGAAGGCCGCGTTCCTCTGGACGTCGCGGTCGATCTGACGCGGTCGCCCGTGATGCTTGCTGTCGTAGTGCAACGCCAGCCTCGCGCTGCGGTACCCCAAGTCCGCGCTCGCCGGGTGCGTCGGGGAGAACGACGGGTCGTGCATCTCGATCTGCAGCTCGGGCTCCGGCAGGCCCGCCTCGACCAGTGCGAGTCGCAGAAGTGTCTCCCGCGGCGAGTGGGCACCCACGCGAACCGTGGCGGCTGCGGCGATCAGTCGGCGCCGGTGCCGGCGTCCCGTGCGGCACGACGCGGCGACCTGGATGAGTTCACCGCGCCTGCCCGTCGCCGCGTCGACACCGCCGTCGAGCTCTGCGCATCGGACGAGGTGGTCACCGAGAACCACGAGTTCGCGGTCGGTCAGCTGTGCGGCGAGATCGACCCACAGTCGCGGCAGGGTCGTGGTCCACCAGGGCTGGCCGTTGATCAAGACCTGCTCGACCTCCTCACGAGGCAGCAGCGTTCGATGCGAGACGACCCCGTCGGCGGTCAACTGGCCACGGTCCCGGGGACGGCTGACGTGCACCGCGTCGTGGTGATCGAGCCGGGCCGGCAGCCACAGGCCGCGTGCACGGGCCGCCGTCTGGTGGGAGAGCGCGGTGGTGTGCCGGTGCGGGATGAGCCGGACGAGTCGGTCGTGCTGTGCAACGGTCAGCGGGGTGCTCCACTCGTAGGGGTCATCGTGTCCGATGGTCGGATGCGGCCGTACCCGTGGCCGGGACGCCGATCCCGCGGGCGAAACTGTCGTGCTGGCCGACGGTCTCGACGTGCCCCTCCACACGTACAGTCCGCGTGCCAGGCGCACGATGTCGGAGCGGCGGAGGCGATCGCGGTGCACGCCGGCGGCGTGGGCCTGGTGAAGGGTGAACGGGCCGGCGCGCAGGGAGTCCGGCAGCGGGGCGGGGCGGCGCATGAGACCACTCTGCCGGTCATCGAGGTCGACGCGGTGGGTGCGCTGCGGTGGCCGTGGATTGGTCCGGACGACGGGGCGTCTGTGCAGGGCCGGACGGCCGAGTCCGCGTGTGGAGGGGACGACCGCGGCCGTCCTGAACCGTGAACGGTGAGACCGACGTCCGGGCGCAGGCAGGCGTAGCGGCATGTCCGGGACCGTGAGGGGCGGCGCCTCGATGGTCGCTGCCCCGTCGCTGGCCGGGGCATGTCCGGGGCCCGGGGGTCCAGCAGCAGGCTCACGACGGGGCAGGGCGGGTGCACAGGGCGGGTGCGCAGACCGGGACGGTGATCGGGGCGGGGAGTCAGTCGGTCACTCCAGCGGGCGGAAAGGCCCCTCGCGGTCACTCCAGCGGGCGGTATAGCCGCATTTTTCGCGGTCTGAGCGCCCATGCGCATGACTGGTCGCCCACATAACGCCCACTGCCATGACCGCTCGTCCTGCGCGTCCGCTCCCGAGTCGCCGCTCGGCCCCGCCCCGCACCCGCCGCGCGCCGAACCTGCCTCGCAGCCGCCGGCCTCGCCCCGCACCCGCCGCCCGCCGCACCCGCACCACGTCCCTGTCCACCGGCGGCGAACTCTCGTCCACAGCGGGCGTCGTCATGGCGGGGCCGGGTAGCCTGGTCCCTCGGGCCCTCGCCCGACGTTATCGCCACCCGGTCTCCGGCCATTCGGTCGCGGGCCGCGCAACGACAGGAGCAACGCGCGCGTGGAGGACAAGAAACCCGCATCGGGCATGAAGCGGTTCCTGCAGGGACCGTTTTTCTGGATCCTGCTCGCCCTGCTCGTGCTCGGCTTCGTGATCCCCGCCCTCGTGCAGCCGCAGCGCAGCCAGGTCGACACGAACGTCGGCATGGCCATGCTCAGGGACGGCAAGGTGGCCGAGGCGCTGATCGACGACGGCGAGCAGCGCGTGGACCTGTCCCTGCGTGAGCCCTACAAGCAGGACGGCGACGACCTCGGCAAGGAGGTCTTCTTCTACTATTCCGAGGCCCGCGCCGAGAAGGTCGCGACGGCCATGGACGAGTCACAGGTCGACGGCTACACGGACGAGCCGGAACGGTCGAACTGGCTGCTCTCCCTGCTGGGGTTCATCGTCCCGTTCCTGCTGATCTTCCTGCTCTTCTGGTTCCTCATGTCCCGCATGCAGGGCGGCAGCGGCAAGATGATGCAGTTCGGCAAGTCCCGGGCGAAGCTCATCAACAAGGAGGACCCGGACGTCCTGTTCAAGGATGTGGCCGGCGCGGACGAGGCCGTCGAGGAGCTCGAGGAGATCAAGGAGTTCCTCACCCAGCCCGAGCGTTTCCACAAGGTGGGCGCGAAGATCCCGAAGGGCGTCATGCTCTACGGCCCTCCCGGCACCGGCAAGACGTTGCTGGCCAAGGCCGTCGCGGGCGAGGCGAACGTGCCCTTCTACTCGATCTCCGGTTCGGACTTCGTCGAGATGTTCGTCGGCGTGGGCGCCTCCCGCGTGCGCGACCTGTTCGAGCAGGCCAAGAGTCACGCTCCCGCGATCATCTTCGTTGACGAGATCGACGCGGTCGGCCGTGCCCGCGGTGTCGGCATGGGCGGCGGCAACGATGAGCGCGAGCAGACCCTGAACCAGATGCTCGTCGAGATGGACGGCTTCGACGCCTCGACGAACGTCATCCTGATCGCCGCGACGAACCGGCCGGACGTGCTGGATCCGGCATTGCTGCGCCCGGGCCGCTTCGACCGGCAGATCCCCGTGGAGGCCCCGGACCTCGACGGCCGCGCCCGGATCCTCGAGGTGCACGCCACGGGCAAGCCGATTTCCCTCGACGTGGATCTGCGCCAGATCGCCAAGCGCACCCCCGGCTTCACGGGCGCGGACCTGGCCAACGTCATCAATGAGGCGGCGCTGCTGACGGCCCGTTCGCACAACAACGTGATCGACGCGGTGGCGTTCGACGAGGCGATCGACCGTGTCATGGCCGGCCCGCAGAAGCGCACGCGCCTGATGAACGAGCACGAACGCAAGGTCACCGCCTACCACGAGGGCGGCCACGCGCTCGTCGCGGCCGGTCTGCGGCACTCGGCCCCGGTCACGAAGATCACCATCCTGCCGCGCGGCCGCGCGCTGGGCTACACGATGGTCGTGCCCGAAAACGACAAGTACTCGGTGACGCGCAACGAGCTGCTCGACCAGCTGGCCTACGCGATGGGCGGCCGCGTCGCCGAGGAGGTCGTTTTCCACGACCCGTCCACGGGCGCGGCGAACGACATTCAGAAGGCCACCGAGACGGCCCGGAAGATGGTCACCGAGTACGGCATGAGCGCGAAGGTCGGCGCCGTGAAGCTCGGCGCGGCGGACACGGAGCCCTTTGGCCACGGCGCCGGCGGTGGCTCTCGCGGCTACTCGGAGGAGCTGGCCTACCTGGTCGACGCCGAGGTGCGGCAGCTGATGGACCAGGCGCACGAGGAGGCGCACTGGGTGATCACCCAGAACCGGGACATCCTCGACCGGCTCGCCTACGAGCTGCTCGAGCGAGAGACCCTCAACCAGGAGGACGTCGCCGAGATCTTCGCGGGAATCCGTCAGCGCGATCCGCGGCCCGTGTGGTTCGCCGCCGACGATCGGCCGCACCAGGATCAGCCCCCCGTGCTGTCCCCGCAGGAGCGCCGCGCCCGCCTGGGCGAGGGCGAGCAGACGCCCGTCGGTATCGAGTCCACGACCGTCCCGGGAGACGACCATGACGCCTCGCACTGACGGCGCCGGCGCGGACTGGCCGGAGGACTGGATCAACGGCGGTGCCGCCGCGCGGCAGATGCCTGCCCCTCAGGGGCAGCCCGTGACGGAGGACTCCACCCCGGAGGCGCAGCCCTCGCCGCAGGACCAGCCCGTTCCGCTGGACACCGGAGCCCTCACGGCGGTCACCGGCGTGCCGGGAACCTTCGACCCCGCCTCGACCGCCGTGGACCGACCGCGCATCGAGGCCGCCGTGCGCGAGATCCTCGAGGCGATCGGCGAGGACCCGGAGCGCGAGGGGCTGCACGAGACGCCGAAGCGCGTCGCGAAGGCCTACGCCGAGTTCTTCGCGGGGCTGCATCAGCGCCCCGAGCAGGTGCTCGGCACGACCTTCGACATCGCGCACGAGGAGCTCGTGCTCGTCAAGGACATCCCGTTCTACTCGACGTGCGAGCACCACCTCGTCCCGTTCCACGGAACCGCGCACATCGGTTACATCCCGGGTGAGGAGGGCCGTGTCACGGGGCTGTCGAAGCTCGCCCGGCTGGTCGAGCTGTACGCGCGCCGTCCGCAGGTGCAGGAGCGGCTCACTACGCAGATCGTCGAGGCGCTCGTCGAGCACCTGGCCCCGCGCGGGGCGATCGTCGTGGTGCAGGCCGAGCACATGTGCATGTCCATGCGTGGCGTGCGCAAGCCCGGTGCCAAGACCGTCACGTCGGCGGTGCGCGGCCAGCTGCGCGACCCGTCCACCCGTTCCGAGGCCATGAGCCTGATCCTGAACGGCTGACCCATGGACCTGCTCGCGCGCCTTCCCCAGGACCGGACGCTCGTGATGGGCATCCTCAACGTCACCCCGGACTCTTTCTCCGACGGCGGCCGGCACGCCACGATGTCCGCGGCGATCGAGCACGGCCTCGCACTGATGTCGCAGGGCGCGGACATCGTCGACGTGGGCGGCGAGTCCACCCGGCCCGGTGCGACCCCCGTGCCGCCCGATCAGGAGCAGGAACGCATCCTGCCCGTGATCCGCGAGCTGCTCGCCGCGGGCGCGTGCGTCTCGGTGGACACGATGCACGCCGTGACCGCCGCGGCGGCTCTCGAGCTCGGCGAGGTGATCGTCAACGACGTCTCGGGGCTGCACGTCGAGGCGGACATGCCCGCGGTCGTCGCGGACTCCGGCGCCCCCTACGTACTCATGCACAACCGCGGCACCCCCACGACCATGGACGACCTCACCGGCTACGACAACGTCGTGGCGGATGTGCTGGCCGAGCTGCGGCAAGTGCGCGAGCGGCTCTACCAGGCGGGCGTGCGGCCCGAACAGCTCATCACGGACCCGGGGCTGGGCTTCGCGAAGGCCGGCGAGCAGAACTGGGCGGTGCTGCGCGGCATCGACGGGCTCCACGCGCTCGGTCACCCCGTGCTCGTCGCGGCCTCCCGCAAACGGTTCCTCGGCACGCTGCTGGCCGCGCCGGAGGCGACCTCCGATGCGTCCTCGGCGGCCCGGCCCGGTGCGATCGACGCCCCCGCCCGGCCCCGCCCGGCCGAGGGACGTGACGCCGCCACCGCCGCGATCACCGCCCTGTCCGCCGAGCGCGGCGCGTGGGCGGTGCGTGTGCACGACGTAGCCGCCTCGGCTGACGCCGTGCGCACCGTGGCCGCCTGGCACGGCTCGCCCGCCCAGATCCGCGAGCGTCGCGGCGCGCAGCAGGCAGGCACAGCATGATCCGTGGACACGAGCACCGGGGGCGGGACCGGCGCGAACCACCGACCGAGCTGGATCGCATCACCCTGACCGGCCTCACCGCGTACGGCTACCACGGGGTGCTGCACCGGGAGAAGCGCGAGGGCCAGCGGTTCGTCACGGACGTGGTCATGCACGTCGACGCCGCCTCCCCGGCCGAGTCCGACGACCTGGCGCTCACCGTGAACTACGCCGAGGTCGCGGACACCGTGATCGAGCTCGTCACGGGCGAGTCGCTCGACCTGATTGAGACCCTGGCCGAACGGATCGCCGGCGCCGTCCTGCGCACGCAGCCGCTCGTGCACGTCGTCGAGGTGACGGTCCACAAACCGCAGGCGCCGATCCCGCACGAGTTCGTCGACGTGTCCGTGACCGTGCGGCGGGTCCGGGGCGAGGAGTAGCCCGTCATGCCCGACCTCGCGCACCCCGCCGAAGGCGCGGCCCCGACTCCCGAGCTGGCCGCCCGCCCGGCCGGCCCCGTCGATGTGGTCCTTGCGCTCGGGGCGAACCTCGGCGACCCGGACGCGACCCTCGACGCCGCCATCGCGGCCCTGCGCCGCGCTGAGGAACTCACCGACGTCCGGCCGTCCCCGCGCGCCCGCACCGCTCCGGTCGGCGGTCCTCCCGGTCAGCCGGACTACCGGAACCAGGTGGTGCTCGCCCGCACGGACCGCTCCGCGTGGGAGCTGCTGCGCCTGGCGCACCGGCTCGAGCACGAGCACGGCCGCCGTCGCGAGGTCCGCTGGGGGCCCCGCACTCTCGACGTCGATCTCATCGTTCACGGCCGCCTGCGCAGCGACCACCCGGACCTGACGCTGCCGCACCCCCGTGCCGCCGAGCGGGCGTTCGTCCTGCTGCCGTGGCTGTGGCTGGATCCCGCTGCGACGCTCGACGGTCGCCGCGTCGCAGACCTGGTCTCTCGCGCCGCCGACGCCGAGGGGGTGCGGCAGGCATGATCTCGCTGCGCACCTGGTGGCTGCCCGGCCTGGGCGTGCTCGCGGGCGTGGCCGGCTGGGCCGTCACGCACCTCGGCGAGGGCCGCGGCTGGGGCATCCCGTCGCTCGGCGTCTCCGGGATGGTCGCCCTGGCGGGGGCGATCCTCGCGTGCCTGCTGCTCGGGCTGCGCATCCGCGCCGACCGGAAGAAGCCGCTCGCCCAGCGCATGAACGGCCCCGACGCCGCCCGCGTGCTCGTCCTCGCACAGGCCGGAGGGTTCAGCGGGGCCCTGCTCGGCGGCTGGCACGCCGGCGCCGCGATCGCCGTCGCGCTGCGCCCGGTCCTGGCGACCGCCGCCCTGATCGGACCCGTGGTCCTCGCGGTGCTCGGCCTCCTGCTCGCGCTGACGGGCCTGCTGGTCGAGTCGTGGTGCCGGGTCACCGGCGGTGATGACGAGGACGACGGCGATACCATTGGGCCCGGCCATCGGGCCGAGGGCCGCGGAGTGCGTGGCCGACCACCGCAGACCGAGGGAGGCTACGCCCATGCCGGCGATGGAGCTTGACGGGGTCGTCTTCACCCCCGTCTCCCCGAAGCTGACCACCGTCCGGTACATCTCAGCCGCGATCTGGGCGCTGCTGCGCCTGGCCCTGTTCGGCGCGCCGCTCGTGCTGATGCTCACCGGGGTGTGGCCCGAGTTCTGGCCGTGGCTGGCGTGGGCACTGCTGGCCGTCGGCGTCGTGTGGACCGCGATCGCGCTGGCGCTGGTCCCACGTCGCGTGCGTGCCCTGGGCTACGCCGAGCGTGAGGACGACCTGTTGTGGCGCTCGGGCATTCTGTTCCGCTCCGTCAAGGCCGTGCCCTACGGGCGCCTGCAGTACGTGGACGTCGAGGACGGGCCGCTGCTGCGCCGCTTCGACCTGCAGAAGGTCACGCTCAAGACCGCCTCCGACTCCGCCGACCTCGAGATCCCCGGCCTGACGAAGGCTGAGGCGCAGCGGCTGCGCGAGGTGCTCATGTCCCGCGGACAGGCGAAGCTGGCCGGCCTGTGAGCGAGCAGGCGCACACCGACGCAGAGGCGGCAGACGCCGGCCCGGCCTGGACCCGCGTCCATCCGCTCTCCCCCTGGGTGCGCAGCTGGCTCGCGATCCTGATCGTCGGGTTCACGGTGCTGCGCGACCTCATCGAGCAGACCGTCGGCGCCCTGTTCGGCGCCGGCCGCAAGGCCGAGCGCGGCCCCGTGGAGGAGTTCGACCTCGTGTTCGCCGCGGCCTTCCTGGGCGTCGCGCTGTTGCTGGCCGTCGTTGGCTTCGGCCTGTCCTGGTGGTTCACCCGGTTCCGCCTCGAGGACGAGCAGATCGCCCTGCGCGAGGGCTGGATCTTCCGCAAACAGCGGCACATGAAATACGACCGTATCCAGGCCGTCGACCTGCAGCACCCGCTGCTGCCGCGCCTGCTGGGCCTGGCGAAGGTGCAGGTCGAGGCCGTCGACGGCGGCGACACCGCGCTCGAGCTGCAGTTCCTGAAACGCTCCGAGGCCGAGCGGGTGCGCCGCGAGATCCTCGACCGCGCGGCCGGGCGCGAGCGGGACGAGGCGACGACGGGTGCGGCCGCAGACGAGACTTCCTCGGAGGCCGCGGCGTCGGAGGCCCCGACCGTCGCCGACGCCCCGGAGGTCCACGGCACCGAGGCCGGTGTCGCATCCCGCCCTGGGCAGGGGAGCCTCGGCTCCCGCGTGCGCTCCCGGCTGCTGCTCGAGGACGAGGGCACCCGCATGCTCTCGGTGCCGACCGGTCGCCTGATTGGCTCGATCCTCTGCTCCGGCACGGTGCTCGGGACGGTGCTGACGCTGGCCGTCGTGGCCGGGGTGTTCCTGCTCGGGGTGTGGCTGCTGCCGGATGTCGGCTGGCTGCAGGGCGCGTGGCAGGAGGTGTTCCTGGGCCTCGGCGCGGGCGCCCTGCCGCTCGCTTTCGGTCTGGCCTCGGCCGCGTGGAAGGAGCTCAACCAGGGCTGGAACTTCACCGTCTTCCACACCGAGGATGGCCTGCGCCTGACCTATGGCCTCGCCGACTCCGTCTCCCAGACGATTCCGCCCGGCCGCGTGCAGGGCGTCACCGTGAAGCAGCCGCTGTGGTGGCGCCCGTTCGGCTGGCACCGGGTCACGGTGATCGTCGCCGGCTACGGCGGGGACGACGACGGCAAGCGCTCGGTGGCGCTGCCGGTCGGCCCGTTCGAGGACGTGCTGCGGGTGCTCGCGGTCGTGCTGCCCGAGCCGGGCGTCGAGGACGGCCGCGAGCTGATGACCCTGGCCATGCGCGGCTCCGGCACCGACGGAGGGTTCCGGCACGTGCCCCGCCGGGCGCGCGGCTACTTCCACTGGCACACGTGGCGGCGCAACGGCTTCACCGCGACGGACACGCTGCTGATCGCCCGGTCCGGGCGGATCGGCCGTCGGTTCACGGCGGTCCAGCACGAGCGGATCGAGGCGGTCGAGATCGATCAGGGGCCCGTTCAGAAGCGGCTGCGTGTCGCCTCGCTCAATGTGTACGTCGCCGGCCGCCTGCTGCCCGTCACCGCCGCCGACGATCTCGACGAGGACGAGGTGCGCGCGCTGTTCGAGCGCGAGACCGCGATCGCCGCGGTCGCCCGGCGCCTGGCCGACCGCAACCGCTGGATGCGGCCCGAGGAGCTCGAACGCTTCGAACGTCAGCTCGAGACGATGCGCCGGACGGCGGCCGAGGTGGCGGCGCAGCGCGGCCCGAGCGGCGACGCGCTGGTCGGCACGTCCACCGGCCCGGGACAGGACCCCGAAACGGCGAGGAGCACGCACACATGAACGAGGGCATCGGCACGGGCGGGCTCGACCTCTCCGTCCCCGCGGACCAGCGGCCCGGCCGCCTCGGTGTCGGCGTGATCGGCGCCGGTCGCGTCGGCGCCGTGCTCGGGGCCGCCCTGCGCGAGGCCGGGCACACGATCACCGGCGTGCACGCGGTCTCGGAGGACTCTCGTACGCGCGCTGAGGCCCTGCTGCCCGAGGTCCCGGTGCTGGAGATCCCCGAGATCCTGCGGCGCTGCGAGATGGTCCTGTTCGCCGTCCCCGACGACGTGCTCGGGCAGCTCGTCGCGGGCCTCGTCGAGGCCGGTCACGTGCAGTCCGGTCATCTGCTCGTGCACACCTCCGGCCGCTACGGGGTGTCCGTCCTGGACCCGGTACGCGCGGTCGGCGCGATCCCGCTGGCGATCCACCCAGCCATGACGTTCACGGGCCTGAGTCTGGACCTGGCCCGGCTGAAGGACTGCGTGTTCGGCGTGACGGCGGACCCCGTCGTGTTGCCGGTCGCGCAGGCGCTCGCCGTCGAGATGGGCGGCGAGCCCGTCGTGGTGAAGGAGGCGGACCGGGCGCAGTACCACCTGGCGCTCTCGCACGGGTCGAACCACCTGGTCACCGTGGCGGCTCAGGCGCGGCGGCTGCTCGAGGACATCGGCGTCGAGGACGCCCGCCGGCTGCTGCGCCCGCTCATGGCCGCCTCCCTGGACAACGCCCTCGAGAACGGCGACGGCGCGCTGACCGGGCCGGTCGCCCGCGGGGACGTCGAGACGGTGCGCGGCCACCGCGAGACCCTGCAGGCGCTCGTGGCCGAGGGGATGCCCGCCGACGTGCTCGCAACGTGGGAGGCCCTCGCCCGCGCGACGACCGACCGGGCCGAGGCCCGCGGGGCGCTGCGTCCCGACGTCGCGGCCCGGCTGCGCGGGGTGCTCGAGGAGGACTGAGGTTGGCCCGGTGACCGCCTGGCCTCCCGGGCCGCCGTAGCGCCGTGACGCCGGGCCCCGTGGCTGTGGTGTCCGCGTCTCGGGTCAGGTGCCTCGGCTGCGCAGTGTCTGCCGCACGAACGCCACCACGCCCGGCACGGCGTCCTCGATCTGCCGATACATCGCCTCGAACTGTTCGCGCGGGTGTCCCCACGGGTCCGGCACCTCGCGCACGCCAGCGGTGTCCGCGTCGGAGGCGAACTCCCCGAGCAGGCGCACTTTCGCGCGCTGGGCGTCGTCGGCGGCGAGGGCAAGCGCGTTCGCCCGGTTCGACTCATCCATCACGAGCAGCAGATCGGCCGTGGCCAGGTCCTCGGATGTGAGCTGGGCGCCGCGGGTGGTGAACTCGTAGCCGAGCTGTTCGCCGACCTCGATCGTGAGCTGATGCGGACGCTCGCCCACGTGATAGTCGGCCGTGCCGGCCGAGGCCACCTCGACGCCGCGGTCGCCGGCGCTGTTGTCGGTGACGTCGTGCGTCAGGTCCTCCCGTGCCAGGGCGCGGCGCAGCACCGCCTCCGCAGCGGGGGAGCGGCAGATGTTTCCGAGGCAGACCGTGATGATGCGCATGCCATCAGTCTGGCAAAGAGCGCGCCGACGGCACCGATGGGGCGCACGGTCCGCCCTGGCGGGCTCCGCACGTGTCCGCCCTGGCGCGTTCCTCGCCCCGGGCCGCGCATCGAGGGGACGCCAGGGCTTGGGCCGATGTGCGCGGTGTGCGTAATGTCCTGTGCACTCTTCCGGGGTGACCTGGGCGTTCTCCTCGCGG
Proteins encoded in this region:
- the tilS gene encoding tRNA lysidine(34) synthetase TilS, whose amino-acid sequence is MRPLESGAGLPALTGPWPPTTRWPEPLHRAVRALRDAVDAATGEPEPPTARTAVTGEPPVRAGRVLLAVSGGADSLALAVTAAVVADTRDGARRGGPDRFAAVCVDHALQPGSADVARAAVAVLHGIGLDRASVVPVRRGGDRAEAEASDGLEGHARRLRYTALAEAAATVGADVVLTAHTADDQAEQVLLALARGSGTRSVAGIPACGPLPCAESSTSRVVRPLLGLSRVDLERICAWAGVRWWDDPQNTDPDMRRVRVRHRLLPALEDPETGLGAGTRAGLVRSARIAAEDAAALDAWAERAFDALRVVDGAAASTVRLRLDGLRELPPAVRHRVVLRAARLCGAEDLTRERVLAAAALVEAVPGASAGPVELPGGVRVRRRRPGLRRAARTVHPDGAAQGDALARACATLDFIPAAPRPSQRSSA
- the hpt gene encoding hypoxanthine phosphoribosyltransferase; amino-acid sequence: MEAQDVQEDLSHVLLSTEEVQATIAELAAKVDEDYAGKNPLIVAVLKGAIMVVADLTRAMSSHVDVDFMAVSSYGSGTKSSGVVRIVKDLDTDLTGRHVLIVEDIIDSGLTLSWLKANLESRNPASVEICTFLRKPDAMKVDIDVKYVGRDIPNEFVVGYGLDYAEKYRNLDCVGTLAPHVYS
- the ftsH gene encoding ATP-dependent zinc metalloprotease FtsH, yielding MKRFLQGPFFWILLALLVLGFVIPALVQPQRSQVDTNVGMAMLRDGKVAEALIDDGEQRVDLSLREPYKQDGDDLGKEVFFYYSEARAEKVATAMDESQVDGYTDEPERSNWLLSLLGFIVPFLLIFLLFWFLMSRMQGGSGKMMQFGKSRAKLINKEDPDVLFKDVAGADEAVEELEEIKEFLTQPERFHKVGAKIPKGVMLYGPPGTGKTLLAKAVAGEANVPFYSISGSDFVEMFVGVGASRVRDLFEQAKSHAPAIIFVDEIDAVGRARGVGMGGGNDEREQTLNQMLVEMDGFDASTNVILIAATNRPDVLDPALLRPGRFDRQIPVEAPDLDGRARILEVHATGKPISLDVDLRQIAKRTPGFTGADLANVINEAALLTARSHNNVIDAVAFDEAIDRVMAGPQKRTRLMNEHERKVTAYHEGGHALVAAGLRHSAPVTKITILPRGRALGYTMVVPENDKYSVTRNELLDQLAYAMGGRVAEEVVFHDPSTGAANDIQKATETARKMVTEYGMSAKVGAVKLGAADTEPFGHGAGGGSRGYSEELAYLVDAEVRQLMDQAHEEAHWVITQNRDILDRLAYELLERETLNQEDVAEIFAGIRQRDPRPVWFAADDRPHQDQPPVLSPQERRARLGEGEQTPVGIESTTVPGDDHDASH
- the folE gene encoding GTP cyclohydrolase I FolE; the encoded protein is MPAPQGQPVTEDSTPEAQPSPQDQPVPLDTGALTAVTGVPGTFDPASTAVDRPRIEAAVREILEAIGEDPEREGLHETPKRVAKAYAEFFAGLHQRPEQVLGTTFDIAHEELVLVKDIPFYSTCEHHLVPFHGTAHIGYIPGEEGRVTGLSKLARLVELYARRPQVQERLTTQIVEALVEHLAPRGAIVVVQAEHMCMSMRGVRKPGAKTVTSAVRGQLRDPSTRSEAMSLILNG
- the folP gene encoding dihydropteroate synthase, which produces MDLLARLPQDRTLVMGILNVTPDSFSDGGRHATMSAAIEHGLALMSQGADIVDVGGESTRPGATPVPPDQEQERILPVIRELLAAGACVSVDTMHAVTAAAALELGEVIVNDVSGLHVEADMPAVVADSGAPYVLMHNRGTPTTMDDLTGYDNVVADVLAELRQVRERLYQAGVRPEQLITDPGLGFAKAGEQNWAVLRGIDGLHALGHPVLVAASRKRFLGTLLAAPEATSDASSAARPGAIDAPARPRPAEGRDAATAAITALSAERGAWAVRVHDVAASADAVRTVAAWHGSPAQIRERRGAQQAGTA
- the folB gene encoding dihydroneopterin aldolase → MIRGHEHRGRDRREPPTELDRITLTGLTAYGYHGVLHREKREGQRFVTDVVMHVDAASPAESDDLALTVNYAEVADTVIELVTGESLDLIETLAERIAGAVLRTQPLVHVVEVTVHKPQAPIPHEFVDVSVTVRRVRGEE
- the folK gene encoding 2-amino-4-hydroxy-6-hydroxymethyldihydropteridine diphosphokinase; translation: MPDLAHPAEGAAPTPELAARPAGPVDVVLALGANLGDPDATLDAAIAALRRAEELTDVRPSPRARTAPVGGPPGQPDYRNQVVLARTDRSAWELLRLAHRLEHEHGRRREVRWGPRTLDVDLIVHGRLRSDHPDLTLPHPRAAERAFVLLPWLWLDPAATLDGRRVADLVSRAADAEGVRQA
- a CDS encoding DUF3180 domain-containing protein, which translates into the protein MISLRTWWLPGLGVLAGVAGWAVTHLGEGRGWGIPSLGVSGMVALAGAILACLLLGLRIRADRKKPLAQRMNGPDAARVLVLAQAGGFSGALLGGWHAGAAIAVALRPVLATAALIGPVVLAVLGLLLALTGLLVESWCRVTGGDDEDDGDTIGPGHRAEGRGVRGRPPQTEGGYAHAGDGA